Proteins encoded within one genomic window of Rhododendron vialii isolate Sample 1 chromosome 1a, ASM3025357v1:
- the LOC131326657 gene encoding uncharacterized mitochondrial protein AtMg00810-like, producing MFSGYFVQLGFQSSKADTSLFISSQGQHLTLVLIYVDDIVITGSDSSYITSLIHKLRQRFVMKDLGTLHYFMGIQITTSSSDIFLSQSKYATELLTKAGMTDCKGSNSPASVKPGIPDCDYPLQDVSLYRTLVGSLQYLTLTRPEVAFLLMWPVNICMHPNLVTSWQSNVSFDTSKDPSLMDFILFKALSPSQPLQMLIGQGILLLGDPQQKQHTVARSSTEAEYRVMAQTASDLVWLQQLFSELHIPSSTPHVLWCDNKSAIALACNPVYHARTKHIEIDYHFIQAQIADIFTKALSVSRFQLLNSKLMVANPPMRLQGSVKENDTENPSSTSTHQNLQATSATTLVN from the exons ATGTTTTCTGGCTATTTTGTTCAACTTGGTTTTCAGTCCAGCAAGGCAGATACATCTCTCTTTATTTCGTCTCAAGGTCAACATCTTACTTTGGTTTTGATTTATGTGGATGACATAGTCATCACCGGAAGTGATTCTTCTTACATCACATCTCTTATTCACAAGCTTAGGCAACGGTTTGTTATGAAGGACTTGGGGACTCTCCATTATTTTATGGGTATTCAGATTACTACTTCTTCTTCTGATATTTTCCTTTCTCAGTCCAAGTATGCAACTGAACTTCTTACTAAAGCTGGGATGACTGACTGTAAAGGTTCTAATTCTCCTGCCTCTGTCAAGCCTGGGATACCAGACTGTGATTATCCTTTGCAAGATGTGTCTTTATATAGGACTTTGGTGGGTTCTTTACAATACTTGACTTTGACAAGGCCAGAAGTTGCTTTTCTGTTAATGTGGCCTGTCAACATATGCATGCACCCAAACTTAGTCACTTCATGGCAGTCAAACGTATCCTTCGATACATCAAAGGATCCATCTCTCATGGACTTCATTTTGTTCAAGGCCCTTTCACCCTCACAGCCTTTGcagatgctgattgggcagggGATCCTGTTGTTAGGAGATCCACAACAG AAGCAGCACACAGTGGCTAGGTCATCCACTGAAGCTGAGTATAGGGTCATGGCTCAAACAGCTAGTGATTTAGTTTGGTTGCAACAATTGTTTTCTGAACTGCATATCCCTTCTTCTACACCTCATGTTCTGTGGTGTGATAACAAGTCTGCCATTGCTTTGGCATGTAATCCTGTCTATCATGCTAGGACTAAGCACATAGAGATCGATTACCATTTTATAC AGGCTCAAATAGCAGATATATTCACCAAGGCTTTATCTGTATCAAGGTTTCAGCTTCTCAATTCCAAACTCATGGTAGCTAACCCTCCCATGCGTTTGCAGGGGAGTGTAAAGGAGAATGACACAGAGAATCCGAGCTCCACTTCAACTCATCAAAATTTGCAGGCCACGTCAGCAACAACTTTAGTTAACTAA
- the LOC131298618 gene encoding class V chitinase CHIT5b-like: MAGLKDYYHLYVLFLLSITANCGMAGRPSSSQAVKGAYWPSWAASTFPPSAIDTRLFTHLYYAFLVPSNVTFRFEVSSSKAPTLLNFTSTIRKKNPPAKTLFSVGGGDEGPDIFSRIASSASSRKSFIDSSIEVARKYGFDGVDLDWEFPQDAKDMENLGYLLEEWRVAVQKDAKATGRSPLLLTAAMYFSVEFFLGPVVRSFPVASISKNLDFVNAMCYDYHGSWDTTATGAHAALFDPKSNVSTSYGLQSWINAGLPRSKLVMGLPLYGRTWKLKDPKVNGIGAPGVGLGPGNGGTMTYSQVETFNRENNATVVFDMETVSTYSYAGTSWIGYDDVRSTTVKIGYAQALKLRGYFFWAVNGDQEWKISRQASRSWIL, encoded by the exons ATGGCAGGTCTAAAAGATTACTACCACCTCTATGTTCTTTTCTTATTGTCCATCACCGCAAATTGTGGTATGGCAGGGAGGCCATCTTCTTCTCAGGCGGTCAAAGGGGCTTATTGGCCTTCATGGGCCGCCTCCACTTTCCCGCCCTCAGCCATCGACACGAGGCTGTTCACCCACCTCTACTACGCTTTTCTTGTACCCAGTAACGTCACTTTTAGATTTGAGGTCTCGAGTTCTAAGGCTCCGACACTGTTGAATTTTACGTCCACGATTCGCAAGAAGAACCCGCCGGCCAAGACGCTTTTCTCGGTCGGCGGGGGAGACGAAGGCCCGGATATCTTTTCACGGATAGCGTCGAGTGCTTCCTCGCGCAAGAGTTTCATCGACTCGTCCATCGAAGTGGCGAGGAAGTACGGATTTGACGGCGTCGATCTTGATTGGGAGTTCCCTCAAGACGCGAAAGACATGGAGAATTTGGGCTACTTGCTCGAGGAATGGCGGGTTGCGGTCCAAAAGGACGCCAAGGCGACGGGCCGGAGCCCACTCTTGCTAACCGCGGCAATGTACTTCTCTGTGGAATTCTTCCTCGGGCCGGTCGTCCGGTCGTTTCCGGTGGCCTCGATTAGCAAAAACTTGGACTTTGTCAATGCGATGTGCTATGACTACCATGGGTCGTGGGACACTACTGCGACGGGGGCCCATGCCGCGTTGTTCGACCCAAAAAGCAACGTATCGACGAGTTATGGGCTCCAGTCATGGATCAATGCCGGGCTCCCTCGAAGCAAGCTGGTCATGGGCCTGCCGTTATACGGGCGGACTTGGAAGCTCAAGGACCCTAAAGTGAACGGCATAGGAGCGCCCGGTGTCGGCTTGGGCCCGGGAAACGGCGGGACTATGACTTATTCGCAGGTGGAGACGTTCAATCGGGAGAATAACGCCACGGTGGTGTTTGACATGGAGACGGTGTCCACGTATTCCTATGCGGGAACTTCGTGGATTGGGTACGATGATGTCAGGTCGACGACGGTGAAGATAGGGTATGCCCAGGCCCTTAAGCTTCGGGGGTACTTCTTTTGGGCCGTCAATGGTGATCAAGAGTGGAAAATCTCAAGACAAG CTTCGAGGTCGTGGATTCTATAA
- the LOC131298664 gene encoding class V chitinase CHIT5a-like — protein sequence MAVKGGYWPSWVSDFRGIDSRLFTHIYYAFVVPDHTFKLDLSGSRLGDFISAVRPAKAILSVGGERADPKRFSDIVSNKSSRKIFIDSSIEVARAFGFDGVDLDWEFPQDHDVKNLGDLLHEWRAAVQREATVTSRNALLLTAAVPFSANSNGSFPVDSLKQNLDWINAMCYNYRGSWDNFTGAHAALFDPINKSEYTTDMGLQSWIRAGIPPSKLVMGLPLYGRTWTLENPGSHGIGAAARGIGPGDGGTMTYAEIMRFNRQHSVREIYDQDTVSAYSYAGTAWIGYDNVKSTTTKIQYAQRLGLRGYFFWQIAGDHEGTISRAASNSWS from the exons ATGGCAGTGAAAGGGGGTTATTGGCCTTCATGGGTCTCCGATTTCCGGGGCATCGACTCGAGACTTTTCACCCACATCTATTATGCTTTTGTTGTGCCTGATCACACTTTTAAGCTTGATCTCTCAGGCTCAAGGCTCGGGGATTTTATAAGCGCGGTTCGGCCGGCCAAGGCGATTTTGTCAGTCGGCGGGGAACGCGCAGATCCGAAACGCTTTTCGGACATAGTGTCAAATAAATCCTCGCGCAAGATTTTCATCGATTCATCCATTGAAGTGGCGAGGGCATTTGGATTTGATGGCGTTGACCTTGATTGGGAGTTCCCTCAAGACCATGACGTGAAAAATTTGGGAGACTTACTCCATGAGTGGCGGGCCGCGGTCCAAAGGGAGGCAACGGTAACTAGTCGGAACGCACTCTTGCTAACCGCTGCCGTGCCCTTCTCGGCCAATAGCAACGGGTCATTCCCGGTAGACTCCTTGAAGCAAAACTTGGATTGGATCAACGCGATGTGCTACAATTACCGTGGCTCTTGGGACAACTTTACGGGTGCCCATGCCGCGTTGTTTGATCCAATAAACAAATCCGAATACACGACGGATATGGGGCTTCAGTCATGGATCCGTGCCGGGATACCTCCAAGCAAGTTGGTCATGGGCTTGCCATTGTATGGGCGGACTTGGACGCTCGAGAACCCTGGATCACACGGTATTGGAGCAGCCGCCAGGGGGATCGGCCCAGGGGATGGCGGAACTATGACTTATGCTGAGATTATGAGGTTCAATAGGCAGCATAGTGTCAGGGAGATCTACGATCAGGACACCGTGTCCGCATATTCTTATGCGGGGACTGCGTGGATTGGGTACGATAATGTCAAGTCAACAACAACGAAGATACAGTATGCTCAGCGCCTTGGGCTTCGTGGGTACTTCTTTTGGCAAATTGCTGGCGACCACGAGGGGACAATCTCAAGAGCAG CTTCAAACTCGTGGAGTTAA